One stretch of Oncorhynchus clarkii lewisi isolate Uvic-CL-2024 chromosome 3, UVic_Ocla_1.0, whole genome shotgun sequence DNA includes these proteins:
- the LOC139387292 gene encoding serum paraoxonase/arylesterase 2-like isoform X2, whose protein sequence is MKWVLVTICIAALAALLGQRLLKLSEIALANREVPVKRLPNCHLLKNIEYGAEDFTILRDGLAIISTGLKYPGMPSFSDDPGKIYTLDLLDPRLIPVELTIKGDLDRNSFNPHGISVYIDETDKTIYLFVVNHPQHYTSQVEIFLFVEEDNTIVHLKTIKHDLLHSVNDIVAVGVESFYATNDHSYPSAVLHMLAVFLGLPWADVVYYSPGGVKAVGDGFLSANGINMSPDKRYLYVSAILDHEIAVFEIKKNKDLSVAVGSLCDNIEVDHVTGDLWLGCHPNGAKVAVYDPEDLPGSEVIRIQDIHYEKPVVTQVYADDGSVLIGSSVAAPYEGKLLIGTVYHKALVCDLK, encoded by the exons ATGAAGTGGGTGCTTGTTACCATCTGCATTGCTGCATTGGCAGCTCTTTTGGGGCAAAGACTTCTTAAATTGAG TGAAATAGCCCTTGCCAACAGAGAAGTGCCTGTAAAACGCCTCCCCAACTGTCACCTATTAAAGAATATAG AATATGGAGCAGAGGACTTCACCATACTTCGAGATGGACTGGCCATCATAAGCACC GGCTTGAAATATCCTGGAATGCCCTCCTTCTCTGATGACCCAGGGAAGATCTATACCCTGGACCTGTTGGACCCCAGACTGATCCCTGTGGAGCTGACAATCAAAGGAGACCTGGACCGGAACTCCTTCAACCCCCATGGAATCAGTGTCTACATTGACGAGACAG ATAAAACCATCTATCTGTTTGTTGTCAATCACCCTCAACATTACACGAGCCAGGTAGAGATCTTTCTATTTGTCGAGGAGGACAACACCATTGTGCACCTGAAAACTATAAAGCATGATCTCCTTCATAG TGTGAATGACATTGTGGCTGTGGGAGTGGAGAGCTTCTATGCCACCAACGATCACTCCTATCCCAGTGCAGTGCTACACATGCTGGCTGTGTTCCTGGGTCTACCCTGGGCTGACGTGGTTTACTACAGCCCTGGAGGAGTGAAGGCAGTGGGCGATGGCTTCCTATCTGCTAACGGCATCAACATGTCACCCGACAAAAG GTATCTATACGTGTCTGCTATTTTGGACCATGAGATTGCTGTTTTTGagataaagaaaaacaaagacttG TCTGTAGCCGTTGGGTCTCTCTGTGACAACATCGAGGTGGACCATGTAACAGGTGACCTATGGCTGGGTTGTCACCCTAATGGAGCAAAGGTAGCAGTATATGACCCTGAGGATCTACCTGGATCTGAG GTCATTAGGATTCAGGACATCCACTATGAGAAGCCAGTGGTGACCCAGGTCTATGCTGATGATGGCAGTGTGCTCATAGGATCCTCTGTAGCAGCTCCCTATGAAGGAAAGCTTCTCATAGGAACAGTCTACCACAAAGCCCTGGTCTGTGATCTGAAGTAG
- the LOC139387306 gene encoding serum paraoxonase/arylesterase 2-like, which translates to MGKLVAISLFVAALSAFLGERIINLRKRTLASRKLVQTHLPNCHPIKSLEYGSEDLTILPNGLAIISTGLKDPVLPSYSDDPGKMYTLDMSEDSRMKPVELRMGRGFDLDSFNPHGISVYTDETDNSVYLFVVNHPQKKTQVEIFLFVEEDHSLVYVKTIKHEFLHSVNDIVAVGVESFYATNDHYFSGGTLNTLEVLLAQPWSNVVYYSPEEVKVVAEGFYMANGINISPDKRHIYVADLFDHNIHVLERLESNGLAPVKVVEVGSLVDNIYVDPETGDLWIGCHPNGWKLFRNDPEDLPGSEVIQIKDIHSEKPVVTQVYADDGSVLIGSSVAAPYGGKLLIGTIYQKALVCDLAKVDQ; encoded by the exons ATGGGGAAGCTGGTTGCCATATCACTTTTTGTTGCTGCTTTGTCAGCATTTCTTGGAGAGAGAATTATTAACTTAAG GAAAAGGACTCTTGCTTCCAGAAAGCTTGTCCAAACCCACCTCCCAAACTGCCATCCAATCAAAAGCCTTG AGTACGGATCAGAGGACCTCACAATACTTCCCAATGGACTTGCTATTATTAGCACT GGCTTGAAGGATCCTGTATTGCCGTCCTATTCAGATGACCCTGGAAAGATGTACACCCTTGATATGAGTGAAGATTCTAGGATGAAACCAGTGGAGCTCCGCATGGGGAGAGGCTTTGACCTGGACTCCTTCAATCCACATGGAATCAGTGTATACACAGATGAGACGG ATAACTCAGTATACCTGTTTGTGGTCAATCACCCTCAAAAGAAAACACAAGTGGAGATCTTTCTGTTTGTTGAGGAGGACCACTCCCTTGTCTATGTGAAAACCATAAAGCATGAATTCCTTCACAG TGTGAATGACATTGTGGCTGTGGGAGTGGAGAGCTTCTATGCCACCAACGATCACTATTTCAGTGGAGGCACTCTGAATACTCTGGAGGTACTTCTGGCTCAGCCCTGGTCTAACGTTGTGTATTACAGCCCTGAAGAGGTCAAAGTAGTGGCTGAGGGATTCTACATGGCCAATGGCATCAACATCTCACCTGACAAAAG GCACATATATGTGGCTGACTTATTTGACCACAACATACATGTTTTGGAGCGACTGGAAAGCAATGGTTTGGCCCCAGTAAAG GTCGTGGAAGTGGGCTCTCTTGTTGACAACATTTATGTTGACCCTGAGACTGGCGACTTGTGGATAGGTTGTCACCCTAATGGCTGGAAACTATTTCGAAATGATCCTGAGGATCTTCCTGGATCTGAG GTGATTCAGATTAAAGACATCCACTCTGAGAAGCCAGTGGTGACCCAGGTCTATGCTGATGATGGCAGTGTGCTCATAGGATCCTCTGTAGCAGCTCCCTACGGAGGAAAGCTTCTCATTGGAACAATCTACCAGAAAGCCTTGGTCTGTGATCTAGCCAAGGTAGACCAGTAG
- the LOC139387292 gene encoding serum paraoxonase/arylesterase 2-like isoform X1: protein MKWVLVTICIAALAALLGQRLLKLSEIALANREVPVKRLPNCHLLKNIEYGAEDFTILRDGLAIISTGLKYPGMPSFSDDPGKIYTLDLLDPRLIPVELTIKGDLDRNSFNPHGISVYIDETDKTIYLFVVNHPQHYTSQVEIFLFVEEDNTIVHLKTIKHDLLHSVNDIVAVGVESFYATNDHSYPSAVLHMLAVFLGLPWADVVYYSPGGVKAVGDGFLSANGINMSPDKRYLYVSAILDHEIAVFEIKKNKDLVHVKSVAVGSLCDNIEVDHVTGDLWLGCHPNGAKVAVYDPEDLPGSEVIRIQDIHYEKPVVTQVYADDGSVLIGSSVAAPYEGKLLIGTVYHKALVCDLK from the exons ATGAAGTGGGTGCTTGTTACCATCTGCATTGCTGCATTGGCAGCTCTTTTGGGGCAAAGACTTCTTAAATTGAG TGAAATAGCCCTTGCCAACAGAGAAGTGCCTGTAAAACGCCTCCCCAACTGTCACCTATTAAAGAATATAG AATATGGAGCAGAGGACTTCACCATACTTCGAGATGGACTGGCCATCATAAGCACC GGCTTGAAATATCCTGGAATGCCCTCCTTCTCTGATGACCCAGGGAAGATCTATACCCTGGACCTGTTGGACCCCAGACTGATCCCTGTGGAGCTGACAATCAAAGGAGACCTGGACCGGAACTCCTTCAACCCCCATGGAATCAGTGTCTACATTGACGAGACAG ATAAAACCATCTATCTGTTTGTTGTCAATCACCCTCAACATTACACGAGCCAGGTAGAGATCTTTCTATTTGTCGAGGAGGACAACACCATTGTGCACCTGAAAACTATAAAGCATGATCTCCTTCATAG TGTGAATGACATTGTGGCTGTGGGAGTGGAGAGCTTCTATGCCACCAACGATCACTCCTATCCCAGTGCAGTGCTACACATGCTGGCTGTGTTCCTGGGTCTACCCTGGGCTGACGTGGTTTACTACAGCCCTGGAGGAGTGAAGGCAGTGGGCGATGGCTTCCTATCTGCTAACGGCATCAACATGTCACCCGACAAAAG GTATCTATACGTGTCTGCTATTTTGGACCATGAGATTGCTGTTTTTGagataaagaaaaacaaagacttGGTACATGTCAAG TCTGTAGCCGTTGGGTCTCTCTGTGACAACATCGAGGTGGACCATGTAACAGGTGACCTATGGCTGGGTTGTCACCCTAATGGAGCAAAGGTAGCAGTATATGACCCTGAGGATCTACCTGGATCTGAG GTCATTAGGATTCAGGACATCCACTATGAGAAGCCAGTGGTGACCCAGGTCTATGCTGATGATGGCAGTGTGCTCATAGGATCCTCTGTAGCAGCTCCCTATGAAGGAAAGCTTCTCATAGGAACAGTCTACCACAAAGCCCTGGTCTGTGATCTGAAGTAG